A genomic window from Yarrowia lipolytica chromosome 1D, complete sequence includes:
- a CDS encoding uncharacterized protein (Compare to YALI0D02585g, weakly similar to uniprot|P54072 Saccharomyces cerevisiae YLR152c): protein MSSLSIGAAIFIALKPLVKILANSAMGFYLAKKNIMSVETSRNISYLVVNFLAPSLMFSRIIQAIDSDDMKIVGIIFLTSLMFQVYGIGFGTLTHYITPNPQNFFGGILMISALNNNGDLPIAYVTTLAAGTAFSAADGDKGVAYAIIFSTSTMISLFNCGGYRLIERDFKHVKEEPESDHSYEEKNEESSESPAMLVRSESESDLSHTTSRVISRPHSHVEADLNILTQIESHVTIPKKMPTSKIESFKVKAEPWVAKYVKIRDTLHLGFVEQFFLNFLKPTAFAAALAIIICVIPPVHRLFYKDPNYHGPHIRDAPDGLPPLDFIMNICAFLGNAVVPLGLAMLGATVARMRLTSLPKGYWKTIGLIVVFKLIVLPIIAIAWVTRLQNIEWIDRNDKMASFAMVMTACTPAATTQVYLTQMFMPETGTHHQLNLVSIHIICQYVALVVTLPIAVVYTLKNVVHV, encoded by the coding sequence ATGTCGTCACTATCCATCGGAGCCGCGATCTTCATCGCCCTGAAGCCGCTGGTGAAAATCCTCGCCAACTCCGCAATGGGCTTCTACCTGGCCAAAAAGAACATCATGAGCGTGGAGACCTCGCGAAACATCTCATATCTGGTTGTCAACTTCCTGGCGCCGTCGCTGATGTTTTCTCGTATTATCCAGGCCATAGACTCGGACGACATGAAAATCGTAGGAATCATCTTTCTCACGTCGCTCATGTTCCAGGTGTACGGAATCGGCTTTGGCACACTCACCCACTACATTACGCCCAACCCGCAAAACTTTTTCGGCGGCATTCTCATGATCTCAGCCCTCAACAATAACGGAGACTTGCCCATCGCCTACGTGACGACCCTAGCGGCAGGAACAGCCTTCTCGGCGGCCGACGGCGACAAGGGAGTGGCCTACGccatcatcttcagcaCTTCTACAATGATCTCGCTCTTCAACTGTGGAGGATACCGGCTGATTGAGCGGGATTTCAAGCatgtcaaggaggagccagaAAGCGATCATTCTTACGAAGAGAAAAACGAAGAGTCGTCAGAAAGCCCAGCAATGCTGGTACGGAGCGAATCCGAGTCGGACCTCAGCCACACAACTTCCCGGGTCATTTCCAGACCCCATTCTCACGTAGAGGCCGATTTGAACATTCTAACCCAGATTGAAAGTCATGTCACGATACCCAAAAAGATGCCCACTTCGAAAATCGAGTCTTTCAAGGTCAAAGCGGAACCATGGGTCGCCAAATATGTGAAAATCCGTGACACCCTTCATCTCGGGTTTGTGGAACAGTTTTTCCTCAACTTTCTGAAACCAACAGcatttgctgctgctctggctATCATCATTTGTGTCATCCCCCCGGTCCACAGACTCTTTTACAAGGACCCCAACTACCACGGACCCCATATCCGAGATGCACCAGACGGACTACCGCCTCTGGACTTTATCATGAACATTTGCGCATTTTTGGGTAACGCAGTGGTGCCTCTAGGGCTGGCCATGCTGGGTGCCACAGTAGCCCGAATGAGACTCACTAGTTTGCCAAAAGGCTACTGGAAGACTATTGGGCTGATTGTGGTATTCAAACTCATTGTTCTACCGATCATCGCCATCGCCTGGGTCACCCGATTGCAAAATATCGAGTGGATCGACAGGAATGATAAAATGGCGTCATTTGCCATGGTCATGACGGCTTGCACCCCCGCAGCCACCACGCAGGTGTATCTGACACAGATGTTCATGCCGGAAACGGGTACACATCACCAGCTCAACTTGGTGTCCATCCATATCATTTGTCAGTATgtggccttggtggtgactTTGCCGATCGCGGTGGTGTACACGTTGAAGAATGTTGTACATGTATAG
- a CDS encoding uncharacterized protein (Compare to YALI0D02519g, similar to Saccharomyces cerevisiae YMR130W; ancestral locus Anc_2.404, weakly similar to uniprot|Q04223 Saccharomyces cerevisiae YMR130w), whose amino-acid sequence MKLLTIDAFGTLFVPRPSVAAQYLRIVQQCEPYSGHVTQVQRNFHGAFKQYYQQYPCYGKGKIGYESWWCHVIQQTFDNRISLATAHKVYEHFGTSQAYHLYSDVIPLLTQVRSMGFKTAVLSNMDPKAHDILRDFGLDKYLDKVFISYDTEVDKPDENAWKNVEKEFGVSQRCYNSLYHVGDEPGKDLVSIPGWVSVLIDRSEGYTEYDGFAKNRAVKMRQGVLRVAEDQYVVKDLGDVVDLLV is encoded by the coding sequence ATGAAACTCCTCACAATTGACGCCTTCGGTACATTGTTCGTTCCACGACCTTCGGTGGCTGCCCAGTACCTCCGAATCGTGCAACAGTGCGAGCCGTActcgggtcacgtgacacagGTCCAGCGCAACTTCCACGGCGCCTTCAAGCAGTACTACCAGCAATATCCGTGCTACGGAAAGGGGAAGATTGGCTACGAGTCTTGGtggtgtcacgtgatccaaCAAACGTTTGACAACAGGATTTCTCTTGCGACTGCTCATAAGGTGTATGAGCATTTTGGCACCAGTCAAGCCTATCATCTCTATTCCGATGTCATTCCACTGTTGACTCAGGTTAGGAGTATGGGATTCAAGACTGCTGTTCTGAGTAACATGGATCCCAAGGCGCACGATATTCTGCGTGATTTTGGTCTTGACAAGTACCTGGACAAAGTTTTCATCTCCTATGACACTGAAGTCGACAAGCCAGATGAAAACGCATGGAAAAACGTCGAAAAGGAATTCGGGGTGTCCCAGAGATGTTACAATTCGTTGTATCACGTGGGAGATGAGCCTGGGAAAGATTTGGTTTCCATTCCAGGCTGGGTTTCTGTTCTTATTGACAGATCTGAAGGGTATACCGAGTATGATGGGTTTGCGAAGAACAGAGCGGTGAAGATGAGACAGGGGGTTCTGAGGGTAGCGGAGGATCAATATGTGGTAAAGGATTTGGGCGATGTGGTGGAtttgttggtgtga
- a CDS encoding uncharacterized protein (Compare to YALI0D02563g, similar to uniprot|P36091 Saccharomyces cerevisiae YKL046c): MKLTRLISRLLFATTASALTVDLDDPESISANAALIAQGLMNYYDGHRYGGVVGMFVFPYYWWEAGAAWNSMLDFWYYTGNDTYNDVVKEALLYQVGKNNDYLPVNQSTTEGNDDQGFWGITAMAAAEKNFSNPGKDEPQWLYLAQAVFNTMSARWDTDNCGGGLRWQIYTWNNGYDYKNTVSNGCLFNLAARLYRYTGNDTYLHWAEKAWDWCEKSGLLNKEDHYHIRDGVDVNNCTNITPYVWTYNAGLFIGGSAFLYNATSDEQWATRAKNIWTGCEDLFFQDDKMVEISCQQTRITCNNDQRCFKAIFSRFIGYAALFLPDIRDDIMKKLRASATAALATCSGGSDGHTCSIDWLTGSYSNDWIGLGEQMSALEVLQNNLIFNPKMAPKPTTNENGTTSGGVGPLTHDTGGTSEGSPDAGSSSANPLLMNLDIKGSDKAGAGVITAVLLIGVLGSGWWMRRVRKSVVKKTLSHSPQLIPNVYCLQYRNCYKQNLFIEEMN; this comes from the exons ATGAAACTGACTAGACTGATATCGCGACTTTTATTCGCCACAACCGCGTCTGCGCTCACGGTGGATCTGGACGACCCCGAGTCCATCTCTGCCAACGCGGCGCTGATCGCCCAGGGACTCATGAACTACTACGATGGGCACCGATACGGCGGAGTGGTGGGCATGTTTGTGTTTCCTTATTATTGGTGGGAGGCTGGTGCGGCGTGGAACTCGATGCTCGACTTTTGGTACTACACAGGCAACGACACGTACAACGATGTGGTCAAGGAGGCGCTGTTGTACCAGGTGGGCAAGAACAACGACTATCTGCCCGTGAACCAGAGCACGACTGAAGGAAACGATGACCAGGGTTTCTGGGGTATTACCGCGATGGCTGCGGCCGAAAAGAACTTTTCAAACCCTGGCAAGGACGAGCCCCAATGGTTGTATCTTGCCCAGGCGGTTTTCAACACCATGAGTGCACGATGGGACACAGATAACTGCGGAGGCGGGCTGCGGTGGCAGATTTACACATGGAACAACGGCTacgactacaagaacaCAGTTTCAAACGGCTGTCTCTTCAACCTGGCGGCTCGGCTCTACAGATACACTGGAAACGACACCTATCTTCACTGGGCCGAGAAGGCCTGGGATTGGTGTGAGAAATCCGGTTTGTTGAACAAGGAGGATCACTACCACATTCGTGATGGCGTGGACGTCAACAACTGCACCAACATCACGCCCTATGTCTGGACATACAATGCTGGTCTGTTTATTGGTGGGTCGGCTTTCTTGTACAATGCCACGTCAGATGAGCAATGGGCAACTCGGGCAAAGAACATTTGGACTGGCTGTGAGgatctcttcttccaggaTGACAAGATGGTCGAGATTTCGTGCCAGCAGACGCGGATCACGTGCAACAACGACCAGCGATGCTTTAAGGCCATTTTCAGCCGGTTTATCGGCTATGCTGCACTCTTTCTGCCCGATATCAGAGATGATATTATGAAGAAGCTGCGTGCGAGTGCCACGGCCGCTCTAGCAACCTGCTCGGGTGGTTCGGATGGCCACACCTGTTCCATTGACTGGCTGACAGGCTCTTACTCGAACGACTGGATTGGCCTTGGAGAGCAGATGAGTGCGTTGGAGGTGCTTCAAAACAATCTCATTTTCAACCCGAAAATGGCCCCGAAGCCTACAACAAACGAAAATGGCACTacttctggaggagtcggTCCTCTGACCCATGACACAGGAGGAACCTCTGAGGGAAGCCCTGACGCCGGTTCCAGCAGTGCAAACCCGCTACTGATGAATCTGGACATCAAGGGCAGTGACAAGGCGGGCGCGGGAGTGATTACCGCCGTGCTATTGATTGGTGTCTTGGGTAGTGGATGGTGGAT GCGCCGCGTTCGAAAGAGCGTTGTTAAAAAAACTCTCAGTCATTCACCGCAACTCATCCCCAATGTCTACTGTTTGCAGTACCGGAACTGTTACAAACAAAACCTTTTTATTGAAGAGATGAACTAA
- a CDS encoding uncharacterized protein (Compare to YALI0D02475g, weakly similar to CA4820|IPF1196 Candida albicans unknown function Hypothetical Zn(2)-Cys(6) zinc-finger protein), protein MGQPKKSRAGCITCKRRRSKCDETKPGCLECQKRGLTCEGYATSFKWKSFKGMPKDAAPNEKPHKQDFEYHGRTPVTQKTNSDAKFEPASFVNHPNSTPDIMFAPYHNYAVSTKKRVSESGNNDGATAVKRRVMSEGAVSVPSDSAPTGTRHHSVDIRGTPSGMTIAANGMAGLDQFALDSVKSEPIQVNLAPAHVGRPTQTQPVIQAVVQPLTEPLQSFHHVSKPGNHNQHTPLLQSQNQNQHQLQPSQAPHQHHLLQSNLHHNQLQPSHTANSDAGTVALNAVVAQNRTHSAANVYVSYVPPPMDDYYTRISRLFDHHTCGIVTIKDGPSDNPWRTSLWPLAQHNPVLYHAIAAMTLFHTARGNIEIRREAFTHMRESIQLLASGISTLQPHVALATTLSLAFAESWDQHITTGMLHLRGSKPLVKGLLAKYNRRLPSWLLFLYNSYVYLDVLARLTSSGVPDDDDVLEVGGDPHLSGAGEDPLDIAPVMSADLIQLQQQLPDLSTSPPPVIRPHAKDMHPPGAADGIDPLLGCAQTLFPVIGKIGTLANRVAQFESDASTVTQAAALMRLLQQWRPATAVQYFVNDPDWDLKSCLNTAEAYRYAAMIHLVQSVPQVQSEPLPTTTQRILQLLDDIPTSSRTCTTHIFPLLVAGCEAQGTQRHFVKSRWESLAVRLWIGNVDRAVEVMEEVWRQRDRMGWRGEPVGVTSPAYWSQVMKNWRWEVLLG, encoded by the coding sequence ATGGGACAACCGAAAAAGAGCCGCGCCGGCTGCATCACGTGCAAGCGACGCCGCAGCAAGTGCGACGAGACGAAACCGGGCTGTCTGGAGTGCCAGAAACGGGGCCTCACCTGCGAGGGTTATGCCACCTCGTTCAAGTGGAAGAGCTTCAAGGGCATGCCCAAGGACGCTGCGCCGAACGAAAAGCCCCACAAACAGGACTTTGAGTACCATGGACGCACCCCGGTCACCCAGAAGACCAACTCCGACGCCAAGTTCGAGCCAGCGAGCTTCGTCAACCACCCCAACTCCACCCCCGACATCATGTTCGCGCCGTACCATAATTACGCGGTCTCCACCAAGAAGCGGGTGTCGGAGAGTGGCAATAATGACGGAGCAACGGCAGTCAAACGCCGGGTCATGAGCGAGGGCGCTGTGTCAGTTCCCTCTGATTCGGCCCCAACAGGTACCCGCCATCACAGCGTTGATATCAGAGGCACCCCTAGTGGGATGACCATCGCAGCAAACGGCATGGCTGGCCTTGACCAGTTTGCGCTGGACAGCGTCAAATCAGAACCGATCCAGGTCAATCTGGCGCCGGCCCATGTCGGGAGACCGACTCAGACCCAACCAGTCATCCAGGCGGTAGTGCAACCACTCACCGAGCCACTTCAATCTTTCCACCATGTTTCCAAGCCTGGAAACCACAACCAGCACACCCCGCTTCTACAATCCCAGAACCAGAATCAGCATCAACTACAGCCATCCCAGGCTCCGCATCAACACCATCTACTACAATCCAACTTGCATCACAATCAACTCCAGCCAAGTCATACCGCAAATTCTGACGCTGGCACCGTGGCACTGAATGCAGTCGTGGCACAAAACCGTACACATTCTGCCGCTAACGTGTACGTATCATACGTGCCCCCGCCCATGGACGATTACTACACACGCATCTCCCGCCTGTTTGACCACCACACCTGCGGAATTGtcaccatcaaggacgGTCCTAGCGACAATCCCTGGCGAACGTCCCTTTGGCCCCTGGCACAACACAACCCCGTGCTGTACCATGCCATTGCTGCCATGACGCTCTTCCATACAGCCAGAGGTAACATTGAGATTCGCCGCGAGGCGTTCACACACATGCGAGAGTCGATTCAACTCCTCGCCAGCGGTATCAGCACTCTGCAGCCGCACGTAGCCCTCGCCACAACCCTTTCTCTGGCATTCGCAGAGTCGTGGGACCAGCACATTACAACAGGCATGTTGCATCTACGTGGTTCCAAGCCCCTGGTCAAAGGTCTACTGGCCAAGTATAACCGGCGCCTTCCCTCGtggctgctgtttctgtaCAACTCGTACGTCTACCTTGACGTGCTGGCCCGGTTGACTTCTTCGGGTGTCcccgacgacgatgatgtGTTGGAAGTGGGTGGCGACCCGCATCTCAGCGGCGCGGGAGAGGATCCGCTTGACATTGCGCCGGTGATGTCGGCCGACCTTATACAGCTGCAGCAACAGCTTCCGGACCTGTCCACGTCCCCGCCTCCAGTCATCCGGCCCCATGCTAAGGACATGCATCCTCCGGGAGCAGCTGACGGCATCGACCCTCTGTTAGGGTGTGCGCAGACACTGTTTCCCGTCATCGGCAAGATTGGCACCCTGGCTAATCGGGTGGCGCAGTTCGAATCGGACGCGTCAACAGTCActcaagcagcagccctCATGCGGTTGCTGCAGCAATGGCGGCCCGCAACAGCAGTGCAATACTTTGTCAACGACCCCGATTGGGATCTTAAGAGCTGTCTCAACACAGCAGAGGCGTACCGCTACGCAGCCATGATCCATCTTGTGCAGTCTGTGCCGCAGGTGCAGAGCGAGCCGCTTCCAACCACCACTCAGCGAATATTACAGCTGTTGGACGATATCCccacaagcagcagaacgTGTACAACGCATATTTTCCCGCTCCTTGTGGCCGGATGTGAAGCCCAAGGAACTCAGAGACACTTTGTGAAGAGCAGATGGGAGTCTCTAGCGGTGCGGTTGTGGATTGGCAACGTGGACCGGGCTGTTGAGGtcatggaggaggtgtGGAGACAGAGGGACCGGATGGGTTGGAGAGGAGAGCCCGTGGGGGTGACTTCTCCCGCGTATTGGAGCCAGGTCATGAAAAACTGGCGATGGGAGGTCTTACTCGGTTGA
- a CDS encoding uncharacterized protein (Compare to YALI0D02497g, similar to uniprot|P00927 Saccharomyces cerevisiae YER086w ILV1 anabolic serine and threonine dehydratase precursor): protein MSEPDYLKLILKSRVYDVCKETPVTSAHGLSEKLGCKVLLKREDLQPVFSFKLRGAYNMISQLSDEEKWKGVIACSAGNHAQGVAFSANYLNIPATIVMPLATPSIKHSNVSRLGGKVVLHGDDFDSAKAHCKQLCEKYGLTDIPPFDHPHVIAGQGTIGMEILRQASDNLKAVFICVGGGGLIAGVGAYIKRIQPDVKIIAVETYDACALKQSLIKGERVTLPEVGLFADGAAVKLCGEETFRLCRKYVDGVVLVNTDEICAAIKDVFEATRSVVEPAGALSVAGLKKYCSDPSAIWWSPESDSAKANGIPTNVAISETDEYLSILSGANMNFDRLRFVAERAMLGEGTEVFMVVTIPDIPGAFEKLHEIILPRAVTEFSYRKKSTAENEDANIFVSFSVKNRQEEIADVLEKLQAAGMSGVDVSDNELAKTHARYLVGGQPDVPNERLFRFEFPERPNALKNFLGGVQTKWNITLFHYRNNGSDIGKILTALDVPESDNEALKEFLEKLKYPFVEETDNVVYKQFMK, encoded by the coding sequence ATGTCCGAACCCGACTATCTGAAGCTCATCTTGAAGAGCCGCGTCTACGACGTGTGCAAGGAAACACCTGTGACATCTGCTCATGGTCTGAGCGAGAAGCTGGGCTGCAAAGTGCTGCTCAAGCGGGAAGATCTTCAGCCGGTTTTCTCGTTCAAGCTGCGAGGAGCCTACAACATGATTTCGCAGCTGAGTGACGAGGAAAAGTGGAAGGGAGTGATTGCGTGTAGCGCCGGTAACCATGCCCAAGGAGTCGCCTTTTCAGCCAACTATCTCAACATTCCAGCGACTATTGTCATGCCGTTGGCCACTCCTTCCATCAAGCACAGTAATGTTTCTAGACTAGGTGGCAAGGTGGTTTTGCACGGAGACGATTTTGATTCGGCCAAGGCCCACTGCAAGCAGCTGTGTGAGAAATATGGACTCACAGATATCCCTCCCTTTGATCACCCCCACGTGATTGCAGGCCAGGGAACTATTGGTATGGAGATTCTTCGTCAGGCGTCGGACAACCTGAAGGCCGTGTTTATCTGTGTTGGAGGCGGCGGTCTGATTGCCGGAGTAGGCGCTTACATCAAGCGGATCCAGCCCGATGTCAAAATCATTGCCGTGGAGACCTATGATGCATGTGCTCTGAAACAGAGTCTCATCAAGGGCGAACGGGTGACTCTGCCTGAAGTCGGTCTGTTTGCCGATGGAGCTGCTGTCAAGCTGTGTGGCGAGGAGACTTTCCGACTCTGTCGCAAGTAcgttgatggagttgtgCTTGTGAACACGGACGAGATCTGCGCCGCTATCAAAGATGTATTTGAGGCCACTAGATCGGTGGTGGAGCCTGCTGGTGCTCTGTCGGTGGCTGGTCTCAAGAAGTACTGCTCCGACCCCTCGGCCATTTGGTGGTCACCTGAGTCCGATTCCGCAAAGGCCAATGGTATCCCCACTAACGTTGCCATCTCAGAAACCGACGAGTATCTGTCAATTCTCTCTGGAGCCAACATGAACTTTGACCGGCTTCGATTCGTGGCCGAACGAGCTATgcttggagaaggaacCGAAGTCTTCATGGTCGTCACCATCCCCGATATTCCCGGAGCGTTTGAAAAGCTGCACGAGATCATTCTCCCCAGAGCTGTCACCGAGTTCTCCTACAGAAAGAAGTCCACTGCTGAGAACGAAGACGCTAACAtttttgtgtctttttCAGTCAAAAACCGACAAGAGGAAATTGCAGACGTGCTGGAAAAGCTGCAAGCTGCCGGTATGAGCGGAGTCGACGTTTCAGACAACGAACTGGCAAAGACCCACGCTAGATATCTCGTGGGAGGCCAGCCAGACGTGCCTAATGAGAGACTGTTCCGGTTCGAGTTCCCTGAACGACCCAACGCGCTCAAAAACTTCCTCGGAGGTGTCCAGACAAAGTGGAATATCACCCTGTTCCACTACAGAAACAACGGCAGTGATATTGGAAAGATTCTGACAGCCTTGGACGTGCCGGAAAGCGACAATGAGGCGCTCAAGGAGTTtcttgagaagctcaagtACCCctttgtggaggagacagaCAATGTGGTGTACAAGCAGTTTATGAAGTAA
- a CDS encoding uncharacterized protein (Compare to YALI0D02453g, similar to AN8752 2 Aspergillus nidulans predicted protein), with protein MGMIYIKQAQQEHTSTSQLPLIAGNNSYLGDLLNSDAPPDKQLSAGFFRQLKGEPLKYKYDYDEMKICVEGGMRVSDGTQTVDAKPGDIFYFHDGDEITFDTDDYALNFFVGLRPKGQVYLQFSNLNPSIALFICIAFENFSLWFFFVIGLVLRPLW; from the exons ATGGGAATGATCTACATCAAACAGGCCCAGCAGGAGCACACCTCCACATCCCAACTGCCTCTAATTGCGGGTAACAACTCGTACCTCGGAGACCTGCTCAACTCGGATGCTCCCCCCGATAAGCAGCTGTCGGCCGGCTTCTTCCGGCAGTTGAAGGGTGAGCCgctcaagtacaagtacgactacgacgagATGAAGATCTGTGTCGAAGGCGGCATGCGGGTCAGTGACGGCACCCAGACAGTCGACGCCAAGCCGGGTGATATCTTCTACTTCCACGACGGCGACGAGATTACGTTCGACACGGATGATTATGCGCTGAACTTTTTCGTGGGATTGAGACCCAAGGGGCAGGTGTA tctccagttctctaatctcaatccttccattgccctcttcatttgcattgcctttgaaaacttctccttgtggttcttcttcgtcattggtttggttctgcgtcccctgtggtga